In Colletotrichum higginsianum IMI 349063 chromosome 1, whole genome shotgun sequence, the DNA window AACTTGACGATATCGATACACAGAGAATAGCGTCCAGGGTGCCCAGACAAGTCAGCAACGATGCCTGGCTTCGATTTCTCGAACTACAACCGCAATGCGGCCCTCCACGCCCGAGGCGTCCCACTTCCCAAGGCGACGAGCACAGGTACCACCATCGTGGGATGCATATTTGACGGCGGTGTAGTGGTCAGTACACTCCCAAGCTCCCTCGTTCCTTTCGTCAACCGGAGAGAGGGGTTCCTCGCACATGCGCCccatcggcctcgaggggCCCTCTACCACACACCCGCCTCGCCTTCCTACCAGCACACAAACTGATTGGTTAACCCCCTAGATCGCCGCCGATACAAGAGCAACTTCAGGccccatcgtcgccgacaagaaTTGCGAAAAGTTGCACTACATCGCCCCCCAGATCTGGTGTGCGGGTGCCGGCACTGCCGCCGACACCGAATTCACCACGGCAATCATTTCGTCCAACCTCGAGCTTCACGCCCTCTCCACGGGCCGCAAGCCCCGTGTAGTTACCTGCATGACCATGCTCAAGCAGCACCTCTTCCAGTATCAGGGCCACATTGGCGCCTACCTCGTcgttgccggcgtcgaccccACGGGCACTCACCTCTTTACCGTCCACGCTCACGGCTCCACCGACAAGCTCCCCTACGTCACCATGGGCTCCGGCTCCCTTGCCGCCATGTCCGTCTTTGAGACCCAATGGAAGCCTTCGTtgaccgaggacgaggccgtcaagctcGCCAGCGACGCCATTCAGGCCGGTATCTTCAACGACCTTGGCTCCGGTAGCAACGTTGATGTTGCCATCATCACAAAGGACAAGACCACTCTCAAGCGCGGCTTCGTCAAGCCCAACGAGCGCAGCGCCAAGCTCAAGAGCTACGCCTTCCCCAAGGGCACCACAGCCGTGCTCAACGAGAAGATTATCAAGAAGAACGAGATTGGCCGCTACGTGAGTGTAACGGAGGTaccggccggcgaggcgaTGGAGGTTGATACCTAAACGGGTGACTGGTTGGTTTTCTTTATGAaattggggggggggggggctccAACGGGGTGCTAATCAGTACTCCCGAACTGGGAAGATTTGTACCAATACAATGATGGCAATAGATGGGATTGATGCAAGCCGCTCCTCTACCTGAAGGCTAAAGGCACAAGGCGACAAGACTATAAGCCACCAACCCGAGATTTGGGGCCCATGATACcagcgacgaggccgacccCCGTTTTAGGAAGTGTGGCTGCAAACACGAGATCCCATCCTTGATCAAGATGGTCGATTATCGCCATAGGATGCTAACAGTATTGTGAATTGGCAGAAATGGATGTTTAGTTAGTGTTGGAAGATAGGTTCCATCCTTGCTGCCGCATTTGGGCGAGCAAAATCTTGCTTTTATGTATAACAAAAGAAACCCCTAATAAAGGAGCAGGGCGTTGCTCTCCTCCCAAAAGACAAAAAGTGGTATATACATAGGAATCCAGTGTATGTTCAGCCAAGGTCTGTACACACGATAGGGGATCATCACTACCTGACCCCCCTTGGCGCAAACCTATCGCCGCTTATCCCTTGCAAGGGGTAAACGGGACAGCCGCACCCTCCCCCTGGCCATCTTTTCTGCGATCCTTGCTGAATGCCAAAAACAAGCCTCCCTTCTCCCGcccggaagaagaaaaaaaaacccccgTCACGATTCCACGTCATTGGATTTAAATAATCAGTAAAAACAAGCCGCACTCCTCTGAGCCAGCCTCCCAGAACTCCGAAGATGCAGGGTATGAAGGTGATGTGTTGATGCAGTGGTCATGATCCGTGAAATGCCGCTAGACGCTCCGTGCCGAAAGAACTTCAAAAAGACAACGCTAGCCAGTCTTAATGCCAAACATGGTGCGTGTCCTAGACTTGCTACGAGGCTTCTTGGTGCTACTGTCCTCCTCGTTGTACTTGGACTTATGGATCCTGTAAGACGCACGTCAATAGTCTGTTCCACTGGATATTATAGAAGCAATACATACCAGCTGTTGCCAACCATGTTCATCCctttggcctcggcctgtCTGTAGAAGCCAGCTGCCTTTTTGAGGTTCTTCTTGCACCCAACACCTTGGGCATAGCAAaagccggcctcggccagagCATCAACATCACCCCAGGCTATTTGTTCTCTTGGTCAGCTTCGCAGTTCAGTAGGCAAACGTGGCAACTTACACCCGGCAATCTCAAAGCATCTCAACGCGAGAGCCTTGTCCTGCTCAATACCCCAGCCATTCATGTGGCTCACCCCAAGCTCGTAAATGCTCAGAGCGAACTGCGCCTTACGAGTTCGTCTCTCCATGGCATCAACAAACTTGCCTTCCTTGACATggtcctcgtcatcggcaaTTTCAAGACTGGCGCATTCGGCAGCCTTTCTCAGCCACTCGACGCCCTCTCGTTGGTTGGGCCGCATGCCCCAGCCATGTCTGCATGCCAACGCATACAGAAGCATACCTGTCGGGTTGCCTCCCTTGGCGGCATGTCGAAGGTGGTAAGTCGACTCCTTTACCGAGCCGTTCTCGTGGCACTCAATACCCTTAGCCAAATGTTCCTCCGGGGTCATGTCAGACGCGGTTGGAGCGCCTGAGGCTAAGGAGCGCGGCGCCCTGACCGTGCTGTTGGAGTCGCTGGTGGCCGTTGACATGGCAGTCTgccctcgagcagcagcttcgTGCACTGGAGAGGTGAGAGCCCGGCCCCTTGACTCCTCCTCTGAGGGCCGGCTCTCGGTAGACGGACGACCGGAGTCGggaggcggctgcggcacTGACCCGCCTCGGTCCATACTTTGACTTCCATGATCAAATGATGGTTTAGCCAAGCTAAGGCCATCAGGCTCTGCCGAGCTAGACGGCCGAGTCGGGGGTGAAGGAGGGGCGCCGTGTTGAATGGCCTGCACAATGCTCGGGATGGTCTTGGGCTGCTCATGTTGGATGAGTGCTTGAGGATGAGGATCCAGAGGGACTGATCTTTGGACAATCTTGCCTCGAGGAAGGGAGTACTTGGAGTAGATGTATGAAGGGGCGGCTTTACCATCGTCGGGCAGGTGATCGGGGAAGCCCTCGCTGTTCATACTCACTGGGGTGTGAGCCGAATCATCATTTGCAAACATGAAAGATGGTTGGCTGTCGGATGATGCCTGACGTGTTGGGGTTTCCAGCCCAGGAGTGCCGGCGCGACTCATGGGTCTCGAGAAGTTGAAGGATGGTCGTGGTAGCGGCATCGAGGCATCTGAGCATACAGATGGCGAGCGTTGGAAAGGGCCTGGATTGAGGTTTGGGGACATCGTTGACGCCGCATAAGCGCTACAGCTGGAAAGCTTTCGTGGGGGTAGGGACTGAATTGAGTTGCTCATGTCGTCGGTCGAGTTGTCGAGCGGCGAAGACATGGACGTGGTTGATCGCGTACCGAAACTGGGTCGCGGAGGTGCCAATCCTGGTCCATCAATCGAGTGGCCCTTGAGCGACTTGCCGGGTGATCCAGTCAGCGAGTTCTCACGCGATCGTGCAGGCGAAGGCATAGGCAATGATCGGTCTTTTCTCGGGGGTGAGGCATGCGAATATGAGTCGCTAGGTGCATGTTCCATGGGTGCTGGGGACTGCTCCCTTCTGGCGCCGAAGAGGGTCTCGTTTTGGCCTTCCTCCATCGAATCCAATGGTCGCCCGCGCATCACGCCGGGCAACGGTTGCGTTGGTAGAGGGATGCCTTCGTCGGGGGTAGGCGGAATTCGACTCATTCGAGGATGCACCGACACGGGCCGGTCTTTCTCGGACGGAAAGGCGTCCTCCACCTCGGTTCTCAATCCCAGTCCAGGGTTCTGGAGTTCAGGAAGAGCGGCCTCCTCTGCTCCCGAATCATACATGGATCGGAAGTATTCTGATCGGCCCTGGACAACCAAGGGGCTCTCTGTAGTCAAAGGCGGTAGCCGGCTCATGCGCCTCCCTTCGCCGTTGGCGGCAGCTTGGAGCTGCCTCGCAAGGAGGCGACTCTGTAAAGCGAAAGCATCAAGCGGCGACAATTCGGGAGGTGCCTCGCCGGCAACGTGGAGTCTCGGGGATCGCAAAGGTCTCGATACGTTGGACATGCTTGAAGGCGCCCGAAGGTCGATGAAGTTGGGGCGTTGGGGCGACATGGTCGGTCGAGGCTTCGAGCGCTTCTCGATCTAGGTTTCCATACAACACGCGATGTCAATTGTCGTTTGGAGGACTTTGTTGAGTTGGGGAAGGCGAGACCTGGGCGAATGGACAATTGGGCGGGCCCGAGAAGTGGTTGGTGGTTGGAATGCTGGCGGTACAAGTCGAGTCTTAGCTGAAGGATCGGGTATGGCGTCAGTCTAGACTCCTAGGAGGATGTCGCATAGAGGTCGGCTAACAGGTCGTGGTGGTGAGGGTGCCGATAATGCCAGTAGCCGCGCGCATATGACGGGGCTTTCGAGGCGAGAGAGCTGGAGATGGCAAGAAGGCGATCGGAGATGGTAGTTCGGCGTGGATCAGGTGGGTGAGTGTCGTCGACTTTCAGGGCGGCGCTGGTGGGAATGGGTAAACAGGCTTGAGCATCCGTCAGGTAGGCTTTCTTTAGAAACAGGACACTAGCGAAGGGCGGGCGTCCGGTTTTAGTCCCCGGGGTTTGGTGGGCAACAAAGAAGGCGCAGCAGACAGAAAGAAGTCGAAAGACGAAAAGAGCGTTCTAAGAAGAGGCGAGACGAGGGTATCAAAAAGACGACACACAAGCCGAGGTGACCAGTGGTCAAGTTGAACCAGGTGCAGTCCGTCCAGTGGTTTTGTGGTCTCAGGCTGATGGTACAAGCAGCGGGACGTTTTGTTCTCGAAGGTCTAGGCTGTTGGTGATATTGATACCGACCTGTCGCAAAGGGCAGATATGGGACACGGGGCACGGGCAGtcgagaagggggaaggggggaaaggaaggaagggaaCGAAGGAGAGAATGGGACGCGAAGGAAGCGAAGCGAGAGGCAGGAAAGCAAGAAGCGATCTCTGTTTCCCCCAGAATGGGATACGAGGAAAAGGGTGATGAGCAGCAGGTGCTAGGGAGGGGATGTCGGCCGGGGTGGTCAGTGGTTACTCGTTGGAAGCAAGGCAAGCGGCAAGCGAGAGGAACGGGAACAAACGGGGGGGTGCGAAGGAGGGGACGCGAAGTAGGGAAAGAAGCAAGGCGCTGTCATCTGGACTGGAACTCTGTGTGCCGTACGCAAGGtacttaggtaggtaggtaggtatacTCGCTTCAGTTGGCGACTAGGGGCGACTGCAATGCAGTGTGTTGAGTGCACTTTGGGTAGGAGGGATGGTTGATGACTTGGATTAGTATGGAGAGTGACTTTGCACTTGTCAGCAAGCAAGTGAACCAATCGTGGAGACGGAACAGACAGAGGTGGGCCAAGCACCTACCGCGCCGCTAATTAGGAGACTTGAGCACTGTATCCGTACTCAAAATTCACTAAAGCAGGTACTGAGATACCTGTGTGTATACTAAAGCACTCGCCTGCCTGCTAAGGTTGGTGGTCCATTACCTTCTCAGAACCTAGGTATGAGAGGGACGTGAGTCTGGTACGTACCAAGACGCCGTAGGGAAGGGATAAGTTAGCACCACATGTCTCCGCAgccacgacgtcgtccagggCGCTCCATGCGAGACAGGGAGGGCTTGCAGGAAAAAGACTTCACCCGAGAACTCATGCAATACACAGAAGAAGCTGCATGTTTGTCACTCACACAAAAactcctcagcgcatctAGATTCATCCCATCACTGCGCATCAGCTCAACGCCATTCAGACCAGTATTCTCGGTGCTGTATGCACCTTTTGTTGGTATTCAGTGGCGTGCCCCCCTCGCAGATGGCGTCGTGTGGGGTGCAGGCGTACCTCCAGAGTAAGTAAGACTACTACCAGTGACCCGTGAGGTGTTGGCCATTGCACACGTTTTGGTTGGCGAACTGGAGTGTAATACCGTCGCATTGCAACTCGATGCACTAATTTCAAGCCCCAAATTTCGCCTTccgccctctctctttctctctcgccctctttccttcttctcttcccctccttTCTATTCGCCCCCCTTTCGACCTTCGGAGCCCTGTGTCACTACGCTTGAAATACCGACACTAGAAACAGGTCGTCTCCAATTCTTCCCCGTCGCTGTCACCTTGTTTGTCAATGCGCATACGGcgtccgtcgtccgtcgCGTGCCACATTCCGTTTTTACGCACATCCACCTACTCTGGGCATAGGCTAGACCGTTGACGGTCACGTTGACGCCGATTGAGTATGTGGCTTGAGGAGCAGGGCCGGCGGCAATCAGGTGTTTCTGCCAGGGCACTCCGAAGGCTCGCTTGCTTGCACCTGCTCGGTCGCACGGCGCTCGGGTTAGTGCCGAACACGAGTCGGTGACCATGGTTATCGTCATGATTATGGCCCACAGATGGTCAACTTCAGGTCGGCATACAGCACGTCTAACGTCTAGCACGAGGTGATCACCATCCGTGCTTCACAAAAGGGCTTTGGACTCGACACGATGATGTAGGTTGCGGTGGGCATCCATCCCAAAGAATCTTAGGTGGCGTGACGGGCATAGGGCGGCAACGTACTGTGCACCTAGACTTTGCAGCCGCCAAGCCCTCAGTACCTACGATGTATGATTCAATGGTGGGTGCATTGATGCAGATGTGGGAACATGAGCAGAAGCAACAACGTCTTTCTACTGACATCCTTTCTTCCGGGTGCACTCCTTACCTAGTCTGTACACTATGTACCTGTAGGAGGCTGCAGCAAAAACGGCCGTCCAGAAGGAAGGGCATGCGCAGCGACTTTCCCTCCCATCCCAGGATTCAGGTGTTGCCCATCACTGCCCATCTCAGTAAAGAATGTTTCTCATTGGCGACATGACGGGGTCTTAGTATTAAGGAGCCCAGTTGGCAGCCTAACTTTAGCAACAATGCAGCGGTACCACTACGGCGCGGGGCGAAAACGCAGGCTGGAACTGCCCCTGGATGCAATAGCCAACAACACACGACTCGTCccgctccctccctcccctcttcaCTCCGTTATTCCTTTCTGCCCACATGTCGGTCTATGTCGGTGCATGCTGACTGTGACCCCTGTGCCAGGCCCAGGCCCCTTTTTTTGACCGTTTACGCTACGGAAATCGACTCCAGTATTACGGAGCTGCCAAACAGCTCTTGCAAAGCAACGGGACATAGCCTTGAGCCACCCCGCCCCGTCAAAAGAACGCCAAAACAAAGGAATCCCGCAGCCACATGTCACAGACGCCAGTCCAGAACAACACAAAACAATCAAGAATAAGTCTTTGTGTGGTGGGTCAACGCCGAGCTGCACATGACAAATTGACGATGACCTCGCGGacaaaacaacaacaatcacAATAAACACAAGTCCATCATCCCCTCCCACAAGCACTGCCAATTTTTTCCACATGGCAATGTCCCGTCGCCCTTCGTCCTCCACTCCGAGCGGACTCTATTGATTTCGCTTCCCGCCCTTTGCATCATGACGCTCCCTGGATGGGGAAGTCATCCCCGCGTTCCAGTGGCCCATCCCGTGACCTCGACAAGTACGGGTCTCATGGCAGGTCTTCTTTTGAATCACTTTCCCCTCTTCTGTCCTTTCACGGCTGTCATCCGGCACCAATTGGGTACCATATTGACCGTATTCTGTTACGACCTTCTTTCTCGGGCCTATGGACACAAACAATATAGGATGCAACCTTATTAGTGCGACGTGATGCATGCAGTAGCGCTGCAATAGCAATTCTCAGGGacctttcttttccttctccgaGACGAGTGAGAAAGGACCCACGACGGGAAACCCCTCGAAAAATGAGGGTTGGTGGCTGTCTTAGCAAGCAGATGACCTGCTTAGGTCGCATTGTCAAGGCCCTGAAAATTACAATGCTCAACCCTCATTCGGCT includes these proteins:
- a CDS encoding Proteasome subunit beta type — protein: MPGFDFSNYNRNAALHARGVPLPKATSTGTTIVGCIFDGGVVIAADTRATSGPIVADKNCEKLHYIAPQIWCAGAGTAADTEFTTAIISSNLELHALSTGRKPRVVTCMTMLKQHLFQYQGHIGAYLVVAGVDPTGTHLFTVHAHGSTDKLPYVTMGSGSLAAMSVFETQWKPSLTEDEAVKLASDAIQAGIFNDLGSGSNVDVAIITKDKTTLKRGFVKPNERSAKLKSYAFPKGTTAVLNEKIIKKNEIGRYVSVTEVPAGEAMEVDT
- a CDS encoding Cell cycle inhibitor gives rise to the protein MSPQRPNFIDLRAPSSMSNVSRPLRSPRLHVAGEAPPELSPLDAFALQSRLLARQLQAAANGEGRRMSRLPPLTTESPLVVQGRSEYFRSMYDSGAEEAALPELQNPGLGLRTEVEDAFPSEKDRPVSVHPRMSRIPPTPDEGIPLPTQPLPGVMRGRPLDSMEEGQNETLFGARREQSPAPMEHAPSDSYSHASPPRKDRSLPMPSPARSRENSLTGSPGKSLKGHSIDGPGLAPPRPSFGTRSTTSMSSPLDNSTDDMSNSIQSLPPRKLSSCSAYAASTMSPNLNPGPFQRSPSVCSDASMPLPRPSFNFSRPMSRAGTPGLETPTRQASSDSQPSFMFANDDSAHTPVSMNSEGFPDHLPDDGKAAPSYIYSKYSLPRGKIVQRSVPLDPHPQALIQHEQPKTIPSIVQAIQHGAPPSPPTRPSSSAEPDGLSLAKPSFDHGSQSMDRGGSVPQPPPDSGRPSTESRPSEEESRGRALTSPVHEAAARGQTAMSTATSDSNSTVRAPRSLASGAPTASDMTPEEHLAKGIECHENGSVKESTYHLRHAAKGGNPTGMLLYALACRHGWGMRPNQREGVEWLRKAAECASLEIADDEDHVKEGKFVDAMERRTRKAQFALSIYELGVSHMNGWGIEQDKALALRCFEIAGSWGDVDALAEAGFCYAQGVGCKKNLKKAAGFYRQAEAKGMNMVGNSWIHKSKYNEEDSSTKKPRSKSRTRTMFGIKTG